The proteins below are encoded in one region of Aquisphaera giovannonii:
- a CDS encoding tetratricopeptide repeat protein, protein MKRHIILAAVLAVAVPASGALAQRGGRGGGGARGGGGGGGGARPGGGARPGGGYGGGGAAARPSFNRTPTYNPMPSRPNYGGAAPGAGQVNRPNVGGPGAGAGGPGRPNPGARPPIGDANRPNAGARPPIGEANRPNVNRPGGGNNVNVNRPGGGNNVNVNRPGGGNNVNVNRPGGGNNVNVNRPGGGNNVNVNRPGGGNNVNVNRPGGNVNNINNINVHRPAWVNGNPNWAYRPGWGRHNSWVNGYWHGRNSNWMGNWGGGFMTGLAVGGIGAWGIGSSLWGWGLQPYANPFVVQQPVVVQQPVMIQDPAAAQQVAGLVSQPPIDYNQPLNNTSPEPAPETADPAMQKFDDARAAFKSGNYVEALRLTDETLKALPSDAAINEFRALCLFALGQYDPAAATLYAVLSAGPGWDWTTLIGLYPDIDTYTNQLRALEDFTRANPQSASARFVLGYHYLTQGHTDAAVATFQEVARLQPNDQLATQLVKLLSGDGSGAAAAPSPPPSSASAAPGAGQQAGPQAESAPSAPVPAEKLLGAWKGTPAAGTTIELTLKPDKTFLWNIVAQGKTQPITGTFSLEDNVLTLSQSEDNAMVGKVALQDDNHFLFQAMGGGPNDPGLVFSK, encoded by the coding sequence ATGAAAAGGCATATCATCCTGGCCGCCGTCCTGGCGGTCGCCGTGCCGGCGTCCGGGGCCCTGGCACAACGAGGCGGCCGGGGCGGCGGCGGCGCCCGGGGCGGTGGTGGCGGCGGCGGCGGGGCACGCCCCGGCGGCGGGGCACGCCCCGGCGGGGGCTACGGCGGCGGCGGGGCAGCCGCACGACCCTCGTTCAACCGCACGCCGACATATAACCCGATGCCCTCGCGACCGAACTACGGCGGCGCCGCGCCGGGTGCCGGGCAGGTCAACCGGCCGAACGTCGGCGGCCCCGGCGCGGGGGCCGGCGGACCAGGCCGACCCAACCCCGGCGCCCGGCCCCCCATCGGCGACGCGAACCGGCCCAACGCCGGCGCCCGCCCGCCGATCGGCGAGGCGAACCGGCCCAATGTGAACCGCCCCGGCGGCGGCAATAACGTCAACGTCAACCGCCCCGGCGGCGGCAACAACGTCAACGTCAACCGCCCCGGCGGCGGCAACAACGTCAATGTGAACCGGCCCGGCGGCGGCAATAACGTGAACGTGAACCGGCCGGGCGGCGGCAACAACGTGAACGTGAACCGGCCGGGCGGCGGCAACAACGTCAATGTGAACCGGCCCGGCGGCAATGTCAACAACATCAATAACATCAACGTGCACCGCCCGGCGTGGGTGAACGGCAACCCGAACTGGGCCTATCGGCCGGGTTGGGGCCGCCACAATTCCTGGGTCAACGGCTACTGGCACGGGCGGAACAGCAACTGGATGGGGAACTGGGGCGGCGGCTTCATGACCGGGCTGGCGGTGGGCGGCATCGGCGCCTGGGGCATCGGCTCGTCGCTCTGGGGCTGGGGGCTCCAGCCGTACGCGAACCCGTTCGTCGTGCAGCAGCCGGTGGTGGTCCAGCAGCCGGTCATGATCCAGGATCCGGCCGCCGCGCAGCAGGTGGCGGGCCTTGTGTCGCAGCCCCCGATCGACTACAACCAGCCGCTCAACAATACCTCCCCCGAGCCGGCGCCGGAGACGGCCGACCCGGCCATGCAGAAGTTCGACGACGCCCGCGCGGCGTTCAAGTCGGGCAACTACGTCGAGGCCCTGCGGCTGACCGACGAGACGCTCAAGGCCCTCCCCAGCGACGCGGCCATCAATGAATTCCGCGCCCTCTGCCTGTTCGCCCTCGGGCAGTACGACCCCGCCGCGGCCACGCTCTACGCGGTGCTCTCGGCCGGTCCGGGCTGGGACTGGACCACGCTCATCGGGCTCTATCCCGACATCGACACCTACACCAACCAGCTCCGGGCGCTGGAGGACTTCACGCGGGCCAATCCGCAATCGGCCTCGGCACGGTTCGTGCTGGGATATCATTATCTGACCCAGGGCCACACGGACGCCGCCGTGGCGACCTTCCAGGAGGTCGCCAGGCTGCAGCCGAACGATCAGCTCGCGACGCAACTCGTGAAGCTGCTCTCGGGCGACGGGTCCGGTGCCGCCGCGGCGCCCTCGCCGCCCCCGTCCTCTGCGTCCGCCGCCCCCGGGGCGGGTCAGCAGGCGGGGCCGCAGGCGGAGTCGGCCCCCTCGGCCCCCGTCCCGGCCGAGAAGCTCCTCGGCGCGTGGAAGGGGACGCCCGCGGCCGGGACCACGATCGAGCTGACCCTGAAGCCCGACAAGACGTTCCTGTGGAACATCGTCGCCCAGGGGAAGACCCAGCCCATCACCGGGACGTTCTCCCTCGAGGACAACGTCCTGACCCTGTCCCAGAGCGAGGACAACGCGATGGTCGGCAAGGTCGCCTTGCAGGACGACAACCATTTCCTGTTCCAGGCCATGGGCGGAGGGCCCAACGACCCCGGCCTGGTCTTCAGCAAGTAG
- the proC gene encoding pyrroline-5-carboxylate reductase: protein MTRSSEDTRPASVGRRWGFIGAGKMATALVQGMLRSGAAERPEIAASDPLEAARTSLGVETGVAVFPENPPVVEVSDILVLAVKPQSMRKVLAELRPLVGPEHLVISIAAGVPISTLVAGLGPDRRVVRVMPNTPALLGEGASAYALGPGVAAADQDLVERFLTSVGRVVRVPEALLDAVTGLSGSGPAFVYLMIEALSDGGVRVGLPRDIATTLAAQTVLGAARMVLETGLHPGVLKDQVTSPGGTTIAGVHALEARGVRGALIDAVEAATARSAELSAAATPAEPPAARPRP, encoded by the coding sequence ATGACGAGATCGAGCGAGGACACGCGGCCGGCCTCCGTGGGCAGGCGCTGGGGGTTCATCGGCGCGGGCAAGATGGCCACGGCGCTGGTGCAGGGGATGCTCCGCAGCGGGGCGGCCGAGCGCCCGGAGATCGCGGCATCCGACCCCCTGGAGGCGGCCCGGACGTCGCTGGGGGTGGAGACCGGGGTCGCCGTCTTCCCGGAGAACCCGCCGGTCGTCGAGGTCAGCGACATCCTCGTCCTGGCCGTGAAGCCGCAATCGATGCGCAAGGTGCTGGCCGAGCTGCGGCCGCTCGTCGGCCCCGAGCACCTCGTGATCTCGATCGCCGCCGGCGTGCCGATCTCCACGCTCGTCGCGGGCCTCGGCCCGGATCGCCGGGTCGTCCGCGTCATGCCGAACACCCCGGCCCTGCTCGGCGAGGGGGCCTCCGCCTACGCCCTCGGCCCGGGGGTCGCCGCGGCCGACCAGGACCTCGTCGAGCGGTTCCTGACCTCGGTCGGCCGGGTGGTTCGCGTCCCGGAGGCTCTCCTGGACGCCGTCACCGGGCTCTCCGGCAGCGGGCCGGCGTTCGTCTACCTGATGATCGAGGCCCTCTCCGACGGCGGCGTCCGCGTCGGCCTGCCGCGGGACATCGCCACCACCCTCGCCGCCCAGACGGTCCTGGGCGCCGCCCGCATGGTGCTTGAGACCGGCCTGCACCCCGGCGTGCTCAAGGACCAGGTCACCAGCCCCGGCGGCACGACCATCGCCGGCGTCCACGCCCTGGAGGCCCGCGGGGTCCGCGGCGCCCTGATCGACGCCGTCGAGGCCGCCACCGCACGCTCGGCCGAGCTCTCCGCCGCCGCGACGCCGGCCGAGCCCCCCGCCGCCAGGCCGCGGCCATGA
- a CDS encoding CAP domain-containing protein: MSYASTVPARGTVAAILAVAASLAAGSQASAQQYYYTTGGTQAPAYYTQPSYVYSTSPTYTPQYYYYYPQQPAYTPQYTAAQPTYQVAEPAQTLNGAQVIPTAYAVPTAEAQPAQVAQEAPAQPSYGDPYGFLPWLNATRASYGLAPVGLDQNLSNWAAQNNNAQLSHGLGHFVMGPARRQNSAAGGVFPGAMWMASPAHRAALLDPTITAIGIAAAGAYWTFNAY; encoded by the coding sequence TTGTCGTATGCATCAACGGTCCCGGCTCGCGGGACGGTGGCGGCCATCCTGGCCGTCGCCGCGAGTCTTGCGGCGGGTTCGCAGGCATCTGCCCAGCAGTACTACTACACGACGGGCGGGACTCAGGCCCCGGCCTACTACACCCAGCCTTCCTACGTCTATTCGACTTCCCCTACCTATACTCCCCAGTATTACTATTACTACCCGCAGCAGCCGGCCTATACCCCCCAGTACACGGCCGCCCAGCCGACGTATCAGGTGGCGGAGCCGGCCCAGACGCTGAACGGGGCCCAGGTCATCCCGACGGCCTACGCGGTCCCCACGGCGGAGGCGCAGCCCGCCCAGGTCGCGCAGGAGGCCCCGGCCCAGCCCTCCTACGGCGACCCCTACGGCTTCCTGCCCTGGCTCAACGCGACCCGGGCCTCGTATGGCCTGGCCCCCGTCGGCCTGGACCAGAACCTGAGCAACTGGGCGGCGCAGAACAACAACGCGCAGCTCTCCCACGGGCTCGGGCATTTCGTGATGGGCCCGGCGCGGCGGCAGAATTCCGCCGCGGGCGGCGTCTTCCCCGGCGCGATGTGGATGGCGTCCCCGGCCCACCGTGCGGCCCTGCTGGACCCGACGATCACCGCGATCGGGATCGCGGCGGCCGGCGCCTACTGGACGTTCAACGCCTATTGA
- a CDS encoding tetratricopeptide repeat protein, whose protein sequence is MRASFAIALVASLALASTPGQVLAQRGGRGGGGFRGGGGFRGGGMRMGGYGGGMRMGGYGGGMPARMPSFNRTPSYSVPAARPNFPQARPGGNFGNVGGRPGGYPGNVAGRPGNIAGRPGGYAGNLAGRPGYAGNLAGRPGYGGVAGRGGWPNGRPAWSYRPGWGYHQGWINGYWHGANNLWWNNWGAGLGTGLFLGGIGAWGIGSSLWNWGYMPYSNPYYGGGGAVVDQPAAVAPAYDYSQPLATDTPDPDQSVADPAVQTFDEGRAQFLSGDYPGALAKTDEALKALPNDAALHEFRALCLFALKRYDEAAATLYAVLSAGPGWDWTTMVRLYPDVETYTAQLRALEAYVTANPGSAPARFVLAYHYLTQGFTDAAVAEFREVVKIQPADTLSTQLVAQLTKPADGSQGGDAAASTTPPAQAPDGPPASPAKGGDLVGTWKASPRPETAIELTLGGDGQFRWTVTDRGKARPIAGTYAYGNGILTLSQGDAGALVGRVTWRDDAHFLFQAMGGGAGDPGLAFSK, encoded by the coding sequence ATGCGAGCCTCCTTCGCCATCGCCCTCGTCGCGAGCCTCGCCCTCGCGTCCACCCCGGGCCAGGTCCTGGCCCAGCGGGGAGGCCGCGGCGGAGGAGGATTCCGGGGCGGCGGCGGGTTCCGCGGGGGCGGCATGCGGATGGGCGGATACGGCGGCGGCATGCGGATGGGCGGGTACGGCGGCGGGATGCCGGCGCGGATGCCCTCCTTCAACCGCACCCCCTCCTACAGCGTGCCGGCCGCGCGGCCCAACTTCCCGCAGGCGCGGCCCGGCGGCAACTTCGGGAACGTAGGCGGCCGGCCGGGCGGTTATCCCGGCAACGTCGCCGGCAGGCCGGGCAACATCGCCGGCAGGCCCGGCGGTTATGCAGGGAATCTCGCGGGCAGGCCCGGCTATGCCGGCAACCTCGCGGGCAGGCCCGGCTACGGCGGCGTCGCGGGCCGTGGCGGATGGCCGAACGGCCGGCCCGCGTGGTCATACCGTCCCGGGTGGGGATACCACCAGGGCTGGATCAACGGCTACTGGCACGGCGCGAACAACCTCTGGTGGAACAACTGGGGCGCCGGCCTGGGGACCGGCCTCTTCCTGGGCGGCATCGGGGCCTGGGGGATCGGATCGTCGCTCTGGAACTGGGGGTACATGCCCTATTCCAACCCCTACTACGGCGGGGGCGGCGCGGTGGTGGACCAGCCGGCCGCGGTCGCGCCCGCGTACGACTACTCCCAGCCGCTGGCGACGGATACGCCGGACCCCGACCAGTCGGTCGCGGATCCGGCGGTCCAGACCTTCGACGAGGGCCGGGCCCAGTTCCTCTCCGGGGATTACCCGGGCGCGCTGGCGAAGACGGACGAGGCCCTCAAGGCCCTCCCGAATGACGCGGCGCTCCACGAGTTCCGCGCCCTCTGCCTCTTCGCCCTCAAGCGGTACGACGAGGCCGCGGCCACGCTCTACGCCGTGCTCTCCGCCGGCCCCGGTTGGGACTGGACGACCATGGTGCGGCTCTACCCGGACGTGGAGACCTACACCGCGCAGCTCCGGGCCCTGGAGGCCTACGTCACCGCGAACCCCGGCTCGGCGCCGGCGCGGTTCGTGCTGGCCTACCACTACCTGACTCAGGGGTTCACGGACGCCGCCGTCGCCGAGTTCCGGGAGGTCGTCAAGATCCAGCCGGCCGACACGCTCTCCACCCAGCTCGTCGCCCAGCTCACCAAACCCGCCGACGGATCGCAGGGGGGCGACGCGGCCGCGTCGACGACGCCGCCGGCGCAGGCCCCGGACGGGCCGCCGGCCTCGCCGGCCAAGGGAGGGGACCTCGTCGGGACGTGGAAGGCGAGCCCCCGCCCCGAGACGGCGATCGAGCTCACCCTGGGGGGCGACGGCCAGTTCCGGTGGACCGTGACGGACCGGGGGAAGGCCCGGCCCATCGCCGGCACCTACGCCTACGGCAACGGCATCCTGACGCTGAGCCAGGGCGACGCCGGCGCGCTGGTGGGGCGGGTCACCTGGCGGGACGACGCCCACTTCCTCTTCCAGGCGATGGGCGGCGGGGCCGGAGACCCGGGGCTGGCCTTCAGCAAGTAG
- a CDS encoding GGDEF domain-containing protein has product MLWSQTFAGLVAGPLSIREAEDVFHELCAAIDGMDDAGAIEQTLLGAAGWITRGGEARWVDEEGGRGAAVDGGPAGARRASCWEFPARRGDGRRRLLVVPGPDTPPSAYQRLRTLCVVADAALARSRAGCACRFTGPDAEGAGAGLGPIGLTPDCGESWQEEPASECPLQVQDGTFLKAVLPFAVSQARRHQEPLCLVCLAIDRLAGLRELLGEGTVERLAGRVGAKIVGIVRASDVVCRMEDNRFLIILPRACLPSGLAVARKICRAVEDAPELFPELGGLTVSAGVAEFPASAPSVYSLIDEADAAMERAQARGRNTAVAADGAYCPGALAC; this is encoded by the coding sequence ATGCTCTGGAGTCAAACGTTCGCGGGGCTCGTGGCGGGCCCGCTGTCGATCCGAGAGGCAGAGGACGTCTTCCACGAGCTCTGCGCCGCGATCGATGGGATGGACGACGCGGGTGCGATCGAGCAGACGTTGCTCGGCGCGGCCGGATGGATCACGCGCGGGGGGGAGGCGCGGTGGGTCGATGAGGAGGGGGGCCGCGGCGCCGCCGTCGACGGGGGGCCCGCGGGGGCGAGGCGGGCGTCGTGCTGGGAGTTCCCGGCGCGGCGGGGCGACGGGCGGAGGCGCCTGCTCGTGGTGCCGGGCCCGGACACGCCGCCGTCGGCTTACCAGAGGTTGAGGACCCTCTGCGTCGTGGCCGATGCGGCGCTCGCCCGGAGCCGGGCGGGGTGTGCCTGCCGCTTCACCGGGCCTGACGCCGAGGGCGCGGGCGCGGGGCTCGGGCCGATCGGCCTGACGCCGGATTGCGGCGAGTCGTGGCAAGAGGAGCCCGCCTCGGAGTGCCCGCTCCAGGTCCAGGACGGCACATTCCTGAAGGCCGTCCTCCCGTTCGCGGTGAGCCAGGCGAGGCGCCACCAGGAGCCCCTCTGCCTGGTCTGCCTGGCCATCGACAGGCTGGCCGGGCTCCGCGAGCTTCTGGGCGAAGGCACCGTGGAGCGGTTGGCCGGCCGGGTGGGGGCGAAGATCGTCGGGATCGTCCGCGCCAGCGACGTGGTCTGCCGGATGGAGGACAATCGGTTCCTGATCATCCTGCCCAGGGCCTGCCTCCCGAGCGGGCTGGCCGTCGCCCGGAAGATCTGCCGTGCGGTCGAGGATGCCCCGGAGCTGTTCCCCGAGCTCGGCGGCCTGACGGTCTCGGCCGGCGTGGCGGAATTCCCGGCGAGCGCCCCGTCGGTCTATTCGCTCATCGACGAGGCGGACGCCGCCATGGAGCGGGCCCAGGCCCGCGGGCGGAACACGGCCGTCGCCGCGGACGGGGCGTACTGCCCCGGCGCCCTCGCCTGCTGA
- a CDS encoding SgcJ/EcaC family oxidoreductase, whose translation MTMKRSSFLIGLGLAGLLAAMAPARSRAVQGPANQAPTAEARTRTQATADERAADREAIQGLVASFVKAFDAGDARAIGAMFTPGARLTTMDGQVVEGRESIERRFAASFEESPGQKIEIKTESLRFLDADAAIEEGTAAVSSPDGSGEPAAGTTRYTVAYVKRDGRWLQDSLHDQPIPRVAAEPTAADRLKELEWLVGEWIDESDDAEVRTTCTWAENRSFLIRAFRVKVAGKEVMTGTQRIGWDPRDKQFRSWVFDSAGGFSEGRWSREGDRWLIKSTGTLKDGRTASATNIVTRVGKNTMKWTSTDRTLGEEIMPDEEEVTLVRIPPLPRGARPVATEGK comes from the coding sequence ATGACCATGAAACGTTCCAGCTTTCTGATCGGGCTCGGCCTCGCCGGCCTGCTCGCCGCGATGGCGCCGGCGCGGTCGAGGGCCGTCCAGGGGCCGGCGAACCAGGCCCCGACGGCGGAGGCGAGGACGAGGACGCAGGCGACGGCCGACGAGCGGGCCGCGGACCGCGAGGCGATCCAGGGCCTCGTGGCCTCGTTCGTGAAGGCCTTCGACGCGGGGGACGCAAGGGCGATCGGGGCGATGTTCACGCCGGGCGCCCGCCTCACGACGATGGACGGCCAGGTGGTCGAGGGCCGGGAGTCGATCGAGAGGCGGTTCGCCGCGTCGTTCGAGGAGTCGCCCGGCCAGAAGATCGAGATCAAGACGGAGAGCCTGCGGTTCCTCGACGCCGACGCCGCGATCGAGGAGGGCACCGCCGCGGTCTCCTCGCCGGACGGCTCCGGCGAGCCGGCCGCGGGCACGACCCGGTACACGGTCGCCTACGTGAAGCGCGACGGCAGGTGGCTCCAGGACAGCCTCCACGACCAGCCGATCCCCCGGGTCGCGGCCGAGCCGACGGCGGCCGATCGCCTGAAGGAGCTGGAATGGCTCGTGGGCGAGTGGATCGACGAGAGCGACGACGCCGAGGTGAGGACGACCTGCACCTGGGCCGAGAACCGCTCGTTCCTGATCCGGGCCTTCCGCGTGAAGGTCGCGGGCAAGGAGGTCATGACGGGCACGCAGCGGATCGGCTGGGATCCGAGGGACAAGCAGTTCCGGTCGTGGGTCTTCGACTCCGCCGGCGGCTTCTCCGAGGGCCGCTGGTCCCGCGAGGGCGACCGCTGGCTGATCAAGAGCACCGGCACCCTCAAGGACGGCCGCACCGCCTCGGCGACCAACATCGTGACCCGCGTGGGCAAGAACACCATGAAGTGGACATCCACCGACCGGACCCTGGGCGAGGAGATCATGCCGGACGAGGAGGAGGTGACCCTCGTCCGCATCCCCCCCCTGCCCCGAGGCGCCAGGCCCGTCGCGACGGAAGGAAAGTGA
- a CDS encoding efflux RND transporter permease subunit produces MLNAIIEGALNNRLLVLMATALVAGLGVYSAASLPIDAVPDLTNVQVQVITEAPALSPLEVESLLSFPVEGAMSGLPGVEQIRSISKFGISVVTVIFEEGTDIYRARQLVGERLPRAAEAIPPGYGTPMLGPIATALGEVFQFQVKATPESGMSLMDLRTLLDWYIAFQLRKVPGVTEINAHGGEMKTFQVEVDPDRLGNYRLTMTDVFQALKDNNANVGGGYLVHEGEARYIRGVSQARTAEDIAAIVIDEREGVPVTIGSVARVLPAPMIRAGLATRDGGGEIVSGLVMMLIGGNGRRVVADVKREIAELQKSLPPGVTIEPLYDRSHLIAQTLGTVEHNLVAGGALVIVVLLLMLGNIRGGLIVALAIPLSMLFAANVMLATGLSASLMSLGAIDFGLIVDSSVIMVENCVRRLAHEGGTRPKLDIVRDAAIEVRKPTMFGELIIAIVYLPILALQGTEGKLFRPMALTVIFALAGSMVLSLSFMPVMASLGLSDRAREKELWLIRALKRAYVPLLDRFVRHPFLAVGLAAALVLVSLPVAWNMGAEFMPTLNEGDLLIEAVRIPSASLEGAVAASSQIEGLLKTIPEVHLVYCKTGRPEIANDVMGVHQTDVWTLLRPQEEWRPGLTREALIEEMNALLTENVPGVKFGFSQPIEMRVNELVAGVKSDVAVLISGPDLDVLGGLAADVERVLSRIPGTRDIKVPSAGRLPMLRINVRRDQLARYGVKASDVLDAVSALGGTTVGTLFEGQRRYPIRVRLPEAWRNDAERIGSIRVVDGRGRPVALKDLAELSFEEGPSEVERENVQRRVYVGVNVRGRDIASYVAEAQAAIDAQVRRPPGYLFRWGGQFEHLETATRRLAVVVPVAMLLIFLLLYSTFHSMRLAFLIYLAVPMAATGGVFALVLRDLPFSISAAVGFIALFGVAVLNGLVWVSAVEHLRAEGVEPHEAAREAAIVRLRPILMTAMVAGLGFIPMAASTTPGAEIQRPLATVVIGGLFTSTMLTCLVLPAIYPWFAPATKEGTPLPASH; encoded by the coding sequence ATGCTCAACGCGATCATCGAAGGGGCGCTGAACAACCGCCTGCTGGTGCTGATGGCCACGGCGCTCGTGGCCGGCCTGGGCGTCTACTCGGCCGCGAGCCTGCCCATCGACGCCGTGCCCGACCTGACGAACGTGCAGGTCCAGGTCATCACGGAGGCCCCCGCGCTCTCGCCGCTGGAGGTGGAGTCGCTCCTCTCGTTCCCCGTGGAGGGGGCGATGAGCGGGCTGCCGGGCGTGGAGCAGATCCGCTCCATCTCCAAGTTCGGGATCTCCGTCGTCACGGTCATCTTCGAGGAGGGGACCGACATCTACCGGGCCCGGCAACTCGTCGGCGAGCGGCTCCCGCGCGCCGCCGAGGCGATCCCGCCGGGGTACGGCACCCCCATGCTCGGGCCGATCGCCACGGCTCTCGGCGAGGTCTTCCAGTTCCAGGTGAAGGCGACCCCCGAGTCGGGCATGAGCCTCATGGACCTGCGGACGCTGCTGGACTGGTACATCGCCTTCCAGCTCCGCAAGGTGCCGGGCGTCACGGAGATCAACGCGCACGGCGGCGAGATGAAGACCTTCCAGGTCGAGGTGGACCCCGACCGCCTGGGCAACTATCGGCTGACCATGACCGACGTCTTCCAGGCCCTGAAGGACAACAACGCCAACGTGGGGGGCGGCTACCTCGTCCACGAGGGGGAGGCCCGCTACATCCGCGGCGTCAGCCAGGCCCGCACCGCGGAGGACATCGCGGCCATCGTCATCGACGAGCGCGAGGGGGTGCCCGTCACCATCGGCAGCGTGGCCCGGGTCCTCCCCGCGCCGATGATCCGGGCGGGCCTCGCCACCCGCGACGGCGGGGGGGAGATCGTCTCCGGCCTCGTGATGATGCTCATCGGCGGCAACGGCCGGCGGGTCGTGGCCGACGTCAAGCGGGAGATCGCCGAGCTGCAGAAGAGCCTGCCGCCGGGCGTGACCATCGAGCCGCTCTACGACCGCTCCCACCTGATCGCCCAGACGCTGGGGACGGTGGAGCACAACCTCGTGGCCGGCGGCGCGCTCGTGATCGTCGTCCTGCTGCTGATGCTCGGCAACATCCGCGGCGGCCTGATCGTGGCGCTGGCGATCCCGCTGTCCATGCTCTTCGCGGCCAACGTCATGCTCGCCACCGGCCTGTCCGCCAGCCTGATGAGCCTGGGGGCCATCGACTTCGGCCTGATCGTGGACTCGAGCGTGATCATGGTGGAGAACTGCGTCCGCCGCCTGGCCCACGAGGGCGGGACCCGCCCCAAGCTGGACATCGTCCGCGACGCGGCCATCGAGGTCCGCAAGCCGACGATGTTCGGCGAGCTGATCATCGCCATCGTCTACCTGCCCATCCTGGCCCTCCAGGGGACCGAGGGGAAGCTCTTCCGGCCGATGGCGCTGACGGTCATCTTCGCCCTGGCCGGCTCGATGGTGCTGTCCCTCTCGTTCATGCCGGTGATGGCCTCGCTGGGCCTGAGCGACCGGGCCCGGGAGAAGGAGCTCTGGCTGATCCGCGCGCTGAAGCGGGCGTACGTCCCGCTCCTCGACCGCTTCGTCCGCCACCCGTTCCTGGCGGTGGGGCTGGCCGCGGCGCTGGTGCTCGTCAGCCTGCCGGTGGCCTGGAACATGGGGGCGGAGTTCATGCCCACGCTCAACGAGGGGGACCTGCTGATCGAGGCCGTGCGGATCCCGTCGGCGTCGCTGGAGGGGGCCGTCGCCGCGTCGTCCCAGATCGAGGGCCTGCTGAAGACCATCCCGGAGGTGCACCTGGTCTACTGCAAGACCGGGCGGCCGGAGATCGCCAACGACGTCATGGGCGTCCACCAGACGGACGTCTGGACCCTGCTGCGGCCGCAGGAGGAGTGGCGGCCGGGCCTGACCCGCGAGGCGCTCATCGAGGAGATGAACGCGCTGCTGACGGAGAACGTGCCGGGCGTGAAGTTCGGCTTCAGCCAGCCGATCGAGATGCGGGTCAACGAGCTGGTCGCCGGCGTCAAGAGCGACGTCGCCGTGCTCATCTCCGGGCCGGACCTGGACGTGCTCGGCGGCCTGGCGGCGGACGTGGAGCGGGTCCTCTCCCGGATCCCGGGCACGCGGGACATCAAGGTGCCCTCGGCCGGGCGGCTCCCCATGCTGCGGATCAACGTCCGCCGCGACCAGCTCGCGCGGTACGGGGTCAAGGCCTCCGACGTGCTCGACGCGGTCTCGGCCCTGGGGGGGACGACCGTCGGCACGCTCTTCGAGGGGCAGAGGCGATACCCGATCCGGGTCCGGCTGCCGGAGGCCTGGCGGAACGACGCCGAGCGGATCGGGTCGATCCGGGTCGTCGACGGCCGCGGGCGGCCGGTCGCCCTGAAGGACCTGGCCGAGCTGTCCTTCGAGGAGGGCCCGAGCGAGGTGGAGCGCGAGAACGTGCAGCGGCGCGTGTACGTCGGCGTGAACGTCCGGGGCCGGGACATCGCCAGCTACGTGGCCGAGGCCCAGGCCGCCATCGACGCGCAGGTCCGCCGGCCCCCCGGCTACCTCTTCCGCTGGGGCGGGCAGTTCGAGCACCTGGAGACCGCGACTAGGCGGCTCGCCGTCGTCGTGCCCGTGGCCATGCTCCTCATCTTCCTGCTCCTCTACAGCACCTTCCACTCGATGCGGCTGGCCTTCCTGATCTACCTCGCGGTCCCCATGGCCGCCACCGGGGGGGTCTTCGCCCTGGTCCTGCGGGACCTGCCGTTCTCGATCTCGGCGGCGGTGGGCTTCATCGCCCTCTTCGGCGTGGCGGTCCTCAACGGCCTGGTCTGGGTCAGCGCGGTGGAGCACCTCCGCGCCGAGGGGGTGGAGCCCCACGAGGCCGCCCGCGAGGCCGCCATCGTCCGCCTCCGCCCGATCCTCATGACCGCGATGGTCGCCGGCCTGGGCTTCATCCCGATGGCGGCCTCGACGACCCCCGGGGCCGAGATCCAGCGCCCGCTGGCCACCGTCGTGATCGGCGGCCTGTTCACCTCGACGATGCTCACGTGCCTCGTCCTGCCGGCCATCTACCCGTGGTTCGCCCCGGCGACGAAAGAGGGGACACCGCTTCCCGCCTCGCACTGA